ATGTGCTGATAAAGAGCTAAATTAAATCAGAATTGAGCGACAGAGAAATAGACATTTTGTTAGAGAGAACTCGAATATGAATTTTAGTGATTGTGCAGCTAAAGGTGTGAGTAGACTTCAAATGGGGGAAAAGTGCTCTCTAATGCTTGTTGACAGTCTGTTGATTGTGAGAGAATCTTAATTACCATAAGAGGAAAGGCTTTTTTGATGGTCAAGTTTGAAACTGTTGTTATTTAGTTGcatatttcttaatttttttttttattgatcatGCCAAATAACAGTCTTGCAGTGCAAATTAATAATAGGTCTAATCATAcataaattgaaaaaatatgaCATGTCATTGCATAAACTCTTCAATTATTTGTTATTGTTGTTATATAAGTATTCATAGAAGTAGCCGTTGCAAAGATCAAATAGCAGAAGTTGATGCCTTGCATTTGTCAACATTTGCACTTACAATCCTTACCTTTAACTTTATCAAAACGATAATTTATGCTTTATAATAGATTAACTAACTAATGTAACATATGAGCCGCATTTGTGGAACCACGTTGTCTTCTCTCTCTtaaaatctattttttttttttaaattttgctaACATTTTACAAGCTAATTAGTTTTAGGGGAGGtatctaaaatttttaaaacttcaaaagAGGCCAGTGCAATAGTTAGAAACCTCGAAGAAGGTTTCCAAAATTATTCCTTTCTTAAATTTGCAAAATTCTCTTCATTTGATCTTGACACGTATATATGAAGGTACCTTTAACAATTCTTGAAAATTGATGGAGCTGATAGCAATTACAATCATTGTTCAAGCTCGCATGCACGCATGGAGCAGGATGCAGAGGCCGAATGGAAAGTATGCTGACTAatgaaaatcttttttttttttaattttaataagTAAAAAGTTGATTCAACCATATAATACGTCATTATCTCGAGTGTACTATCTATCTATTTCAAGTGTTGCTTTTAAAGAAATGAACAGTTTGTATTTGGATAAACGCCTTTTAGAGtacaaaataaatggtttgCAATTAGTAGTATTTGGATTATTCCTGCTTTTCCATTTAGTTAACAATTAAAAATTTCCTAATTTgtggggaaaaaaaatattagaacTGAATAGATACATGTATGATGAACCTAAATTtgtttcaaaatctttaatttcCTAATATTAACGGTGCAACTAATGCGGATGAAATTGACTGAGAATCAGGATAAGGattcctaaaaagaaaaaaaaaaaaaaagaagaaaagggattcttcttttttttttttttttttttttgagggaagGTTGAGAGATTCATAAATGTTCTATCCGCGTGTTCGCACAACACAatcaacttcttttttttttttgaaaattaacttttttcaataaaacttcTCTAACATAATAAGCAAATTACCATATTTAACCTCAATTTTTATGCAGATATCAACTGTACCTACTAATTTGAAGGGATATGGAAATAACGACAGGAGGGTATTAATGTAATGTCACAATACGATGACATTGGTCAGGCCTCTTTTACTTGTACCACTAAGATGGGTCCGCACAGTCAAACCTCACTTACTGACTCACTTGTGTGTGTTATCCGCATTTAATGATCCTAATTGGCCTTTTTCAAATCCACCGCCCAATTTCCGGAAGTTTCTCCGTAGAGCCAGGTGACCGTTCGATCCAATCCAGCTGCCACATGTACGGACCGATTCCTTTTCATCTCGAACTAACTTAATTGTTGAACAAGTTAACGATCACCCCGAATCGAGGCCGCGTCGATCATTTAACATACATGCGCTGAAAACGACGTCGTGCTGTCGGTCTTAGCTaccactcctttttttttttctttttgttggttACAAAAAAGTTTGGACGAATCCAATTCCGATCACCATTACGTACTAGAGTTTCTTTCCAAAATTATAAAGTTTGGACGAATTCAGTTTCGATCACTGTTACGAATTAGAATTTCTTTCTAAAACTATAgattatttataaatttttataaatGATTTATCAATAGATTTCATATCGACAGTAAAATTCGAACAcatgattttgatgtaaaagtGATTCGCCGTTGCTATCATGACATCAGGTTCCACACTTGTATAGAAGCAAGTCCATGATCCTCCTAGATTCATCCACGTTTAACTATTCATGGCATCAGCAGCAAATGCAAATTCCCacctctttattttctttcccattttttttattcctcCACAATCTCTCTATAAATCCAACCCCATGCCAGGCACCTCAAACTCACCAAACAATTCATCTCTGCATTGTCTGAGCATTCTCAAAAACATTTCCTTTTTGACTCTCTTCCAAAACCTCAAAAACAAACAGACAAATCTCAACAACCTAAGCCGCATACATACCAAAAAAATGGCTCCTGAAATTGTTAGTAGTGCAGTGCCCAATGGTCTTGCTAAGGCCGCTAGTCTGCCTAGCCGTGCCTATGTGACTTTCCTGGCAGGCAACGGTGACTACGTAAAGGGCGTGGTTGGATTGGCCAAAGGGTTGAGGAAGGTGAAAACTGCCTACCCTTTAGTGGTTGCAGTTTTGCCGGACGTCCCTGAGGAGCACCGCCGCATACTGGTGAACCAGGGCTGTATAGTCCGGGAGATTGAGCCGGTTTATCCTCCTGAAAACCAGACTCAATTTGCCATGGCCTACTACGTCATCAATTACTCCAAGCTTCGCATTTGGGAGGTAAGCAAGctatcattttgtaaaatgttatgtgaggtttctttttcttcttttgctttggTTTTATAATAAGTCGGTCTGGAAATTGATGTATATTTCTTTTTGGGTTGGATCAGTTTGTGGAGTATAGCAAGATGATATATTTGGACGGAGATATCCAAGTGTACGAGAACATAGATCACCTGTTTGACTTGCCAGATGGGTACTTTTATGCTGTAAAGGACTGCTTCTGTGAGAAGACTTGGAGCCACACCCCACAATACAAGATTGGCTACTGCCAGCAATGCCCTGACAAGGTGCAGTGGCCTGAGGAGTTGGGTCCTAAGCCCCCTCTTTACTTTAACGCTGGCATGTTTGTTTATGAGCCTAGTCTTCCCACTTATGATGATCTCTTAAGGACCCTCGAGATCACCCCTCCTACCCCATTTGCCGAGCAGGtaacaaattgataaaaaccATAATCGTCACAAATTTCTGGCAAAAACAGAAGTCAGTCAATTTCAGTTTTGGTCGGTCAGTGTGTTATtaactttttgttttttgggtgcGTAATGGTGCAGGACTTCTTGAACATGTTCTTTAGGGATGTATACAGGCCAATTCCACCGATCTACAACTTGGTTTTGGCCATGTTATGGAGACATCCGGAGAATGTTGAGTTGGAAAAAGTAAAGGTCGTACATTACTGCGCTGCTGGATCAAAGCCTTGGAGGTACACTGGCCAGGAGCAAAACATGGACAGAGAAGATATCAAAATGCTTGTCAAGAAATGGTGGGATATTTACGACGACGAGACATTGGACCACAAGAGATCATTAACTTCAAGCATCGGCACAGCAGCAGCAACTGGCATTGAAGCTGAAGCTCAGACACTCAAGTCTAGACCTGCTCGCTACATTGCCGCACCATCTGCCGCTTGATCACAAACAGCTTATTATTATGGGATTATTCCTAGCAATCTATTAATGTATATAGGTATTGAGGGATACAAAGATCTGTTACTACGTTAATGGTCTCCTTTAAACTCTTGAAAGGAAGACTTCCGTAGGATCCAGTAGATTCTGCTGAGTTCTTGATGTAAGTTTGTTATGTAAAAACTCGACGATATATTTGATGAACAGCTTTTCGAGTTTCAGATATAATTGTCATTTCCTGTTGTCTACTACGGCCGGTAACAGTTGAGCCAAGAAGAATGTTCTggcaaaccagaaaaaaaaaaaaaattagaagacCATTTTTTTAGCTAGCTAGGACGGTAATTATATTTCATAACGTAGTTTTGAAAAATCACTACTGTGATCTAAAGGCCGAGTTGCTATCTGAATGAACGAAATTGATATTGTTTATTAAGAAATTAAAGactcaaggaaagaaaaaaaagctaGTAACAAAGGTCAGTTTAGGGCCATGCAACGTATTCGTATGATGATTATGATAAAACACAAAAGGAAGAATTTACTTAAAGGCTTTACTTAAAGGCTAAGTAACTAATCTACTTATATATTGTATTATCATTCAGTGGTTTAAACTTTTtaaataatctaaaaattaataaatcttATACTGTATTTAATGATGAATTCAATCTCATCGGTATAGTATTATCATAAAAAAACTGTAGAACTTTCCAATAAATATTACATTCTTATAATGTTTAAAAAGtatagtgtgtttggataacaGATTAGttgaaataatattttttatgtgatatttataaaataaaatatgatgattgaaaaatatattaataatacaaataaataaaaatttgcaaATAAACTACAACCCAAACAAACATATTACAACCCGATCAAAACTCAAAGGCTCCTCACCTTTGAGGAACAGTGGGGTCCTCCTCGTGGCTATGATTGACCAGATTCTGGACTAAGTTCAGTTTTCCTCCTTTTGGAGCCCAAGTCCGAAAGTGTGGATTAACCTGTTTTACTTACTGGAAGATTCTATGTAACCCAGCCCAATATCAGCTCTAACGGGAGGCCAGCCATCCAGTTTTGGATTCTTCatagaatttttcttttttttttttacccctaTGGTCTTATGGTTTGAGTTTGTACTTTTGTGTTTTACTACGAGAGCCAAGCGCAAATAATGAGCAAAAGCATATTTTCAGACTTTGGTCATTGACAACATTGAAGCATGAGCAATGTAAGAAGAAAATTAAAAGACGAATTTGACCAAGGGCTTGTTTTTAATTGATTATAGaatttaattttaaataatCAGTTTCCGTGACATTCTCGATTGATTTTGTATTTcgattataaattttttataataaaaaaagttaaaatttgtaATCATCCAAAGAGTAGTTTTTTTGGTGATTCTGATTATTTTCTATAATCAATTTTTATAAttagattttataaaatttaaagCAATTGAAAACAGGGCCTTAGGCATTGAACAATTCAAGCGTATAGATTTTAACCTTAGCATACTTCAGAGCAGCCAAATATCTTTATTATAGGAGTGGGCACCTTTAAAAATCAAGTAGCCGACCATTTGAGTATACTTCATTGTCACAAAACCGTGTTAAGGTTGAAATGAACATATTACCTAATTTAACCTAGAGAAGAAATCAAATTACTTCTAACCATAGAAGAAATATACCATGGAATATTCGAGGAGATCTAGAAGTGTAGAAAGTCATCAGTCAATGAACATATCTATATGAATTTTGGTAAAGATTTCTCGTTGGTTTTACCTGTCTTTGTCCAACCGTTTATCCTAAACAAACCGTCACCTTATCTAAAAGGCTACCTAGAATTCAAAGGACATAGACGTGTTAGCTCGGTCACTGGACCAACTAACAAAactgaaagttcaaaagggaCTACTCACACTTCAACTCTCCCAACTGCCATCCCCAGCGAAGCAAAAAGACGGAAAACCCAGACCCCACCAATTGCTTTCGGTGAAGCACACTTAATTTGGAGTCACTGTACCTGTTGCTGAatcattcaaattcaaattgggATGGTGTGACAGTTGAGAGTAAAAGATGAATACGTTTTCTAATTGAATGGCTGTAATTGAGTTTTCAATATTTATTAAAGTTGTTATATTTTTACACATTATTATTTTAATACAcacgtttattgtttttttgtcttttatctaTACTCACTATATCGGTAGTTATGTTATACGGTGAAATTGCTACAAATAATATGTCAGTGCTTATATTTCGTGATATAATTATTATTGACAATTGCAGATGTGGTGAATCCGTATGATGGTGATATGGCTATAGTTAGTAAAATATGTGACGGGTATAATATGAGATACTGTACGTACACATATTacatgatttttttaaaaatatgattaaaagTTCGATATAAGCTATGTATTCAAAAGAATTATGTATATAAATTTGTAAGTGAATAATACGAACATATTTGAAAGTTATGAAACTAAAACTAAGGATaaatttactataaaatttgaatattgTGCTACATTTATACtcattttaaactttttttttttgtatacgagatgttaaatttattaaaaatttatcactttattacttaaatatttataaatctATGGTTGTTATGGTATATATCGCTCTTATTTTATATATAAGTCAAAAAATATGTCATTGTCcttattcaaatttgaaatttttttgaaaatgtaaAGTATAATACGTTCAAAGCTTATTATGTGTTGTATATGgttaattgaaatatacaagtattttttaaaatatttttaaagtatatgacatatgaattttttttttaataatatgtACGAACGTGTATTACACGGATATAATATGAGAATTTACTATGGATATGGCCTCTAAGATTAGGGAAGATTTTAATAAGAGGGTGCCATATTTGGACCTACAAGTATTGGACACTTAAGAATTGTGCCTTCCACCGGAATGCCCCTGTTTGGAACTGAGTTTTTTACCTGAGTTTTTTAACTACcagttttttaataacttttgctacaagaaccccaaaaaacttctcaaagtttTTTACTTACACACTCCCAAAAATCTAATGCACAAAAAATTtcccaaaaacttttcttctttttcctccctcaCCCACCACGCcagccaccacctccaccacctctCCCGGCGCCGGtcacttcaaaaaaattttttatgtcCCTCACCCTCACCCTCTCTCCTCCCTTTTCCCTTCCCCGCCACCCTCTCCCTCCTGCTAGGTGCGATCTGGTCGTGCAACAGATCTCAAAGGAAGAGGTGGAGGGTGGCGGAGGAGGGAGAGGGGAAGAGGGGAAGGGTGGCGGGCCTGAgaaaaaaagctaaaaaaaattaatggtcCATGGCCGGCCTTCCTCTGTCGTCGGAGTGCGAGGGGGAGGGGGTAGGGAGAGGGGAGGAAAGGGGTGGCGGTGTAGAGAGAGGGAGGGGTGGCGGGCCTAGGGGGATGGTGGGCAGAGGAGAGAGGAAAGGGATGGTGAAAAAGTttgggggtggcgggggagggagagggaggggagaaaggagaaaagcaaaaaaaaaaaaaaaaggaagagaagtgGTGCTGGCGGAGGTGCTGGAGGTGGGAGGCAGAGGTAACGGGGaaaggggagggggaaggaagaagaagaagaagaagaagagaggaaagaaaagaaaaaggaaagaaagaaaaaaaagaaaaagaaagaaaaaaaagaaaaggaaaaaaatgtttttcatcttacaaaaacttctataaaatttttcacattacaaaaatttctacaaaaaagtctttcaccttacaaaaacttctacaaaattttttcaaaaacttttacagtgcattacaataaaattttagacaaattaCCAAAAAACGCAGGTTTCAAACAGGCCCCGAATATGTTTAAGTATCAATTCTGATGAATCAAATGGACCCCGTTGATCTTTACGCAATTTTGTGGATCCTACTTCACCTAATTCCCATCGCTTGGGATTGAAAAAATGTGAAGCATCGTcctcaaaaattaaaattaagaaaaatgaaagatgaCCTCCTTGTCTGCCACGTGGAAGTATTTACCATCTTGTGGGATTCATGGGAGGACACAAGAAGTGAGGTTTAGTGTCCTTTGTCGGTGACGGTGGCTGTTATTCAAATGCAAATGTAGTAGTCACAGGTTGAGTTCAAGGGGTGCCCACGTCGACTTTAtcacttttcattttttgttttggatttttctaacaGCTGTTTTAAGATAATCATCAACGGGTCCAACATTCATCTAACTTACTTTGTATTTTAGTGGGTGAGGTATACACAATGCCTGtgcatattttagaaaaaaacaaataataaaaaagatataaaataaaaaattagttaGAGAGATTTTTGGAAGGTAATGCAATGTTTATTAGTGAATTAGTTAATCGGTTAATCTGAGAATGCAATGATAGTTATATAGTGATAGTTATGTAAGTGCAAGAGGTTTTTTCGATAAAATGTCGATAGGGTAATAGTAAATGTTgtaaagaaatttttgaaaggaTAAATGTCAACTTTTTTGTTAACACCAAAGCGCTGCTCACGCTTTATTAGATAGTAAACCATTGAAAGGATATTTTTGAAAGATTAAATGTTAACACTttttattaatatcaaaatttttttaattaattttatatttttaaaaatataacacctgaaaatatattttaacgagtGCCATATGAGCACTCGTTAGACAGACcgattttttttctcattgaATTACGATCTTAGTGATGCAGAGGAAGGGTTTGGGACGAATGTTGAAATAAAGTGGATTGCTATTTACACTCGCAAATATGACTAATCATTTTGGATATTCATGTTTTGAACTTGAGAGTGGTAAAAGAAAGTAGTAGCAAAACCATAGAATTGTGAAATCTCTAACCATTAATTGTATTTTAATGTAAGTAAATTAAGTAAATTATCTTCTATCTTTATTCTTAAATTTAGGTATTTAAGATTTCAGGTGTTAGTGCGTTACATCCGTTATGATTTTCAGATATTcttctttaaaaatttttaacaaattatgTGCAATCGAGGGATAATAATAAGAATTAGTTAGTTTGTAAATTTTTGACCTGCTTTCAAGATAGAATTTTGATCCATCAGTCCAATTTCTACGATAGAAATTGGACTGATGGATCAAACTTGAACGTGTGAAGATAAGAGATTAGACCAAATGAGAAATGAAGTCTGTCTCATCCCGTCGATTGCGACTGCAACCAAGATTTTCTCCTCATTCAATCTTCAAATTTCTCCCACGTATTCACATCCAACTAACAAATCAAGTGCTGATTAATCTAATTAATTATGGGTATTAGAGGAAAATCACTTAATCttgaaatggaaaaaaaatgtatGGGCCAGGCCAAGTCTCTTCTGCTAAGTAGTAGATTACTCATTAATGCACTCGATTATAATTAATCCTTATGGCCCTTTCAGCTCCACCGCCCATTTCCAGAAATTAATCCCAAGGAACAGATCATCGTTGGATCAAATCCTCTGCCAGATGTATAGTCTGGATTTAGTGTGGAAAAAAATAGTATCAATCCAGATTCAAATGAAACTGACAGGAAATGGCGGAACATACGACGTCATTTATGTCGGTAATCCACCAAGATTCATCCACGTAATTTACCAAATGTTCTAGCTCCAACATGATTTCATTTTCAATGCAAATccactttcttgatttcttcctttgttttagGTCCTCACCAACGCCTATATAAACCACCCCATCCCAGGAACCTAGAACACATCAAACGAAAGCATCTGAATTCTCATAGCAATTCGTAGTTTTACACAGAaggtcttcttcttcttcttcttctttcttcttctttactTTTGAATCATCTCTTACGTTCTTCATTTGATTACTTTCTTggcaaaagaaagagagaaaaaaatggctCCTGATACCGTTAGTAGTGCACCAGTCCCTGGTAGTCTTGTTAAGGCTGCTAGTATATCTAGCCGTGCCTACGTTACATTTCTGGCAGGGAACGGTGACTATGTGAAGGGTGTGGTTGGTTTGGCCAAAGGGTTGAGGAAGGTGAAAACTGCCTACCCGTTGGTGGTTGCAGTTTTGCCTGACGTCCCGGAGGAGCACCGCCGCATACTGGTGAACCAGGGCTGTATAGTCCGGGAGATTGAGCCTGTTCATCCTCCTGAAAACCAGACTCAGTTTGCCATGGCCTACTACGTTATCAACTACTCCAAACTTCGCATCTGGGAGGTTAGTGTTTATTTTCATGCACGTTATGATTTATTTGAAACGCGAAAAATCATGCCTAGTTGTTGtggaaattgattttttttttttttttggggatgcAGTTTGTGGAGTATAGCAAGATGATATACTTGGATGGTGATATTCAAGTGTTTGAGAACATAGATCACCTCTTTGAGTTGCCAGGGGGATACTTTTATGCTGTCAAGGACTGCTTCTGTGAGAAGACTTGGAGCCACACCCCACAATACCAGATTGGGTACTGTCAACAGTGCCCTGATAAGGTCCAGTGGCCTCAAGAGTTGGGTCCTAAGCCCCCTCTTTACTTCAACGCCGGCATGTTTGTTTATGAGCCCAGTCTTCCCACATATGATGACCTCTTGAGCACCCTCAAGATTACCCCTCCTACCCCTTTTGCTGAGCAGGTAAATAATTGATCGCAATTTAGTTATAGCAATCCTTTTTTCCTAGGTTGGTTGGTTACTGTGTTagtaacttttttttctttttgggcgGTGGTGAATGTGCAGGACTTCTTGAACATGTTCTTCAGGGATGTTTATAGGCCAATTCCGCCAACTTACAACTTGGTTTTGGCCATGCTATGGAGACATCCGGAGAACGTTGAGCTGGAAAAGGTGAAGGTAGTCCATTACTGTGCTGCTGGATCCAAGCCATGGAGGTACACTGGCAAGGAAGCCAACATGGATAGAGAAGACATCAAGGTGCTAGTGAAGAACTGGCGGGATATTTACAACGATGAGGCGTTGGATTACAAGAGGTCCTCTGCAAATGTTGCTGT
This portion of the Coffea arabica cultivar ET-39 chromosome 2e, Coffea Arabica ET-39 HiFi, whole genome shotgun sequence genome encodes:
- the LOC113732999 gene encoding galactinol synthase 2-like; protein product: MPGTSNSPNNSSLHCLSILKNISFLTLFQNLKNKQTNLNNLSRIHTKKMAPEIVSSAVPNGLAKAASLPSRAYVTFLAGNGDYVKGVVGLAKGLRKVKTAYPLVVAVLPDVPEEHRRILVNQGCIVREIEPVYPPENQTQFAMAYYVINYSKLRIWEFVEYSKMIYLDGDIQVYENIDHLFDLPDGYFYAVKDCFCEKTWSHTPQYKIGYCQQCPDKVQWPEELGPKPPLYFNAGMFVYEPSLPTYDDLLRTLEITPPTPFAEQDFLNMFFRDVYRPIPPIYNLVLAMLWRHPENVELEKVKVVHYCAAGSKPWRYTGQEQNMDREDIKMLVKKWWDIYDDETLDHKRSLTSSIGTAAATGIEAEAQTLKSRPARYIAAPSAA
- the LOC113733000 gene encoding galactinol synthase 2; translated protein: MAPDTVSSAPVPGSLVKAASISSRAYVTFLAGNGDYVKGVVGLAKGLRKVKTAYPLVVAVLPDVPEEHRRILVNQGCIVREIEPVHPPENQTQFAMAYYVINYSKLRIWEFVEYSKMIYLDGDIQVFENIDHLFELPGGYFYAVKDCFCEKTWSHTPQYQIGYCQQCPDKVQWPQELGPKPPLYFNAGMFVYEPSLPTYDDLLSTLKITPPTPFAEQDFLNMFFRDVYRPIPPTYNLVLAMLWRHPENVELEKVKVVHYCAAGSKPWRYTGKEANMDREDIKVLVKNWRDIYNDEALDYKRSSANVAVTTRGEANARRSLKTRALRSIPAPSAA